A genome region from Halorussus pelagicus includes the following:
- a CDS encoding type 2 lanthipeptide synthetase LanM family protein, translating to MDTIQPEHGRLIAGRARTLLERIEEPEAMAGSKNDETVSELLEDWREQFPDEATFERRLDQLGVSQQTCREAIATDRLAADEPLPEWIALLDAIVTAVQGEFAAPDLVAAIEEASDGTPLFGLLSARIAAYGWQTLPEHVTDVVPETALTTMASWFQRRFQSQFKRILYVEFKSFVAARDEELARADSSEVRDPSSDYYEQFRDYLLDHGFYELCCEYPMFARQVAGQLRQWREHLSEFASRLASDRSALADRFGAEGRIVELEPLADDTHGDGRAVMRLTFESGTSVVYKPRSVEIGAKFYRLLSDLDDHLPTPDHYVPTYLVRDGYGWMGWIDDEPCPNEEAVRRYYRRAGSLACLAYLLEFVDCQFENLLATGEHPVLVDAETLLHPYVGIGSRPAHAGVSPLVQDSVLLTGLFPFDVAEEQESNLSTALAGFGTSSENVELDGITESRFENVTTDVLSVEEFPVEMERGQNVPTIDGKDRLPGQYVDDLVGGFRRTYESILDLRDSGRLSELGVPDALFGLDNRVLYRSTVEYGRILRSVSDRDCLQSGVRFGIEVDELAVPLCRKAISDERSWELYDAERRAIRRLDPPRFESRTDGTAFELGDHRVEAVADESGSRRVRERIESADPADLDRQVALIRRCFEKPSRPDYPETNAVRRSVSDDTLRTEARQLFERVQTLATESEGEYHWTSPAPSNDELRLRPETETLYTGRCGIGLLAGSLFAVTGDDRYRRVATETVRPIRDSIRGERRHDPWLDELGGTNGIGSVAYGLAVLGEFLDDDELLADAARAGRLVTEELIAADDAYDVVSGAAGTILGLLGVHDRRNSPELLSLAVECGDHLLAERTTFEEYRVWDTIDETRPLTGFSHGVAGIAYALVRLWDATGDDRYRDAAMEAIEYERQCYDPDRGNWPYYRPGNQPPEFVDQWCHGRTGVGLGRLGMQRYVDSDRVATGIDRALDGIEGTGLAPLDHLCCGNAGRAEFLLKAARHWDQPTEGARELLGGVVARESETGYYRVSSGIETWTDPTLFHGLAGIGYTMLRVTDTDSLPCLLLWE from the coding sequence ATGGACACGATACAGCCGGAACACGGACGGCTGATAGCTGGTCGAGCGCGGACACTTTTAGAACGCATCGAGGAACCGGAGGCGATGGCAGGGAGTAAGAACGACGAGACCGTGTCGGAATTATTAGAAGACTGGAGAGAGCAGTTCCCTGACGAGGCGACGTTCGAGCGCCGACTCGACCAGTTGGGCGTCTCTCAACAGACGTGTCGGGAAGCTATCGCCACTGACCGACTCGCAGCCGACGAGCCACTTCCGGAATGGATCGCTCTTCTCGACGCCATCGTGACGGCCGTACAGGGCGAGTTCGCCGCCCCGGACCTCGTTGCCGCCATCGAAGAGGCGAGCGATGGCACGCCGCTGTTCGGACTTCTCTCCGCTCGCATCGCGGCGTACGGCTGGCAGACGCTCCCCGAACACGTCACCGACGTTGTTCCGGAGACGGCGCTTACCACGATGGCGTCGTGGTTCCAACGACGGTTTCAGTCCCAGTTCAAGCGCATTCTCTACGTCGAGTTCAAGTCCTTCGTCGCTGCGCGCGACGAGGAGTTGGCTCGCGCCGACTCTTCGGAGGTCCGAGACCCGTCGTCAGATTACTACGAGCAGTTCCGCGACTATCTCCTCGACCACGGGTTCTACGAACTGTGTTGCGAGTATCCGATGTTCGCGCGACAAGTCGCCGGACAGCTACGACAGTGGCGCGAACATCTGTCGGAGTTCGCCAGTCGGTTGGCGTCGGACCGGTCCGCACTCGCCGACCGATTCGGCGCAGAGGGCAGAATCGTGGAGTTGGAACCGCTAGCCGACGACACTCACGGCGACGGACGGGCGGTGATGCGCCTCACCTTTGAGTCCGGAACTTCGGTGGTGTACAAGCCCCGGAGCGTCGAAATCGGGGCCAAGTTCTACCGCCTGCTCTCGGACCTCGACGACCACTTACCGACTCCGGACCACTACGTGCCGACGTATCTGGTCCGAGACGGCTACGGGTGGATGGGGTGGATCGACGACGAGCCGTGTCCCAACGAGGAGGCGGTCCGGCGCTACTACCGCCGGGCGGGGTCGCTGGCGTGTCTCGCCTACCTGCTTGAGTTCGTGGACTGCCAGTTCGAGAACCTGCTGGCTACCGGCGAACACCCGGTACTCGTTGACGCCGAGACGCTCCTGCATCCGTACGTCGGTATCGGCTCTCGGCCAGCCCACGCGGGAGTGAGTCCGCTCGTTCAGGACAGCGTCCTGTTGACCGGACTGTTCCCGTTCGACGTAGCCGAAGAACAGGAGTCGAACCTCTCGACGGCGTTGGCCGGGTTCGGTACGTCGTCGGAGAACGTGGAGTTAGACGGCATCACGGAGTCGCGGTTCGAGAACGTTACGACCGACGTGCTCTCGGTTGAGGAGTTTCCGGTAGAGATGGAGCGCGGTCAGAACGTCCCGACAATCGACGGGAAAGACCGGCTACCCGGCCAGTACGTCGATGACCTCGTCGGGGGATTTCGACGGACGTACGAGTCGATACTGGACCTCAGAGATTCGGGGCGTCTGTCGGAACTCGGTGTGCCCGACGCTCTCTTTGGACTGGACAACCGAGTCCTCTATCGCTCGACCGTCGAGTACGGGCGGATTCTACGGTCGGTCTCCGACCGAGACTGTCTGCAAAGCGGTGTCCGATTCGGCATCGAAGTCGATGAACTCGCCGTACCTCTTTGCCGAAAGGCTATCAGTGACGAACGGTCGTGGGAACTGTACGACGCCGAGCGCCGAGCGATTCGCCGCCTCGACCCGCCTCGGTTTGAGTCCCGGACCGACGGGACCGCATTCGAGTTGGGCGACCACCGTGTCGAAGCGGTGGCCGACGAATCCGGAAGCCGACGTGTTCGTGAGCGAATCGAGTCAGCTGACCCTGCCGACCTCGACCGTCAAGTGGCGCTGATTCGGCGGTGTTTCGAGAAACCGTCTCGTCCTGATTATCCCGAGACGAACGCCGTTCGCCGGTCTGTGAGCGACGACACGCTCCGAACCGAAGCGCGTCAACTCTTCGAGCGGGTACAGACTCTCGCAACCGAGTCCGAGGGCGAGTATCACTGGACATCCCCCGCACCGTCGAACGACGAGTTGCGGCTTCGGCCCGAGACCGAGACGCTGTACACCGGTCGGTGTGGAATCGGGCTGTTGGCCGGTAGCCTCTTCGCGGTCACGGGTGATGACCGCTATCGGAGAGTCGCCACGGAGACCGTTCGCCCGATTCGTGACTCGATACGGGGCGAGCGGCGTCACGACCCGTGGCTTGACGAGTTAGGCGGGACGAACGGAATCGGGTCGGTCGCGTACGGTCTCGCCGTGTTGGGCGAGTTTCTCGACGACGACGAACTGCTCGCGGACGCCGCTCGTGCGGGGAGACTCGTAACGGAGGAGCTAATCGCCGCCGACGACGCCTACGACGTAGTCTCCGGAGCGGCCGGAACGATACTTGGGTTGTTAGGCGTTCACGACCGCCGGAACTCCCCCGAGCTACTCTCGCTGGCCGTCGAGTGTGGCGATCATCTGTTGGCCGAGCGCACCACGTTCGAGGAGTATCGAGTGTGGGATACTATCGACGAGACGCGACCGCTGACCGGATTCTCTCACGGTGTTGCCGGAATCGCGTACGCGCTGGTCCGGCTCTGGGACGCGACCGGCGACGACCGGTATCGGGACGCGGCGATGGAAGCCATCGAGTACGAGCGACAGTGTTACGACCCAGACCGGGGTAACTGGCCATACTATCGTCCCGGAAATCAGCCACCGGAGTTCGTAGACCAGTGGTGTCACGGACGAACGGGTGTCGGTCTCGGACGGCTCGGGATGCAGCGATACGTTGACAGCGACCGGGTGGCGACCGGAATCGACCGGGCACTCGACGGAATCGAGGGGACGGGACTCGCCCCGCTTGATCATTTGTGTTGTGGAAACGCCGGGCGCGCGGAGTTTCTGCTCAAAGCGGCCCGCCACTGGGACCAGCCAACGGAGGGTGCCCGAGAGCTTCTGGGCGGTGTCGTAGCGCGCGAGTCCGAGACGGGGTATTACCGCGTCTCGTCCGGCATCGAGACGTGGACCGACCCGACGCTGTTTCACGGACTCGCTGGCATCGGATACACCATGCTTCGCGTGACCGACACCGACTCGCTACCGTGCTTGCTCCTCTGGGAGTGA
- a CDS encoding pyridoxamine 5'-phosphate oxidase family protein, with translation MTDSVPAAAEELLTSEPLMAHFATCAEGRPHVAPVWYHYDDGVLEVLTGGRKLANVRENPRVAVSVQKDDGGQAEWMVTLRGTAEVVEDRDERLRAAERINPKYGASADEYPENVLVRVEVGSASYQTY, from the coding sequence ATGACCGATTCGGTTCCGGCCGCCGCCGAGGAACTGCTCACGAGCGAACCCCTGATGGCCCACTTCGCCACCTGCGCGGAGGGCCGCCCGCACGTCGCGCCGGTCTGGTACCACTACGACGATGGCGTGCTGGAGGTGCTGACCGGCGGGCGAAAACTGGCGAACGTCCGGGAGAACCCCCGCGTCGCGGTTTCCGTCCAGAAAGACGACGGCGGGCAGGCCGAGTGGATGGTCACCCTGCGCGGGACGGCGGAGGTGGTCGAAGACCGCGACGAGCGCCTGCGCGCGGCCGAGCGAATCAACCCGAAGTACGGCGCGTCGGCCGACGAGTACCCCGAGAACGTGTTAGTCCGCGTCGAGGTCGGGTCCGCGAGCTATCAGACGTACTGA
- a CDS encoding PKD domain-containing protein, whose translation MVDHSEVRTESRAMLETETADTTTESTDAERDDEPSIDYRGATVKYAPGAPVAGNPVLFETDHAPDHPETEFEWRFGDGATATGKKASNVYDAGGRTEVTLTVTDGEGATETATETVTVYHEVETTLGASEDDLVSVVLRSDEEFAPTESVSVTSLRFGAPTAVAMGSGASPVRTETDGDDLRVWVRPDRAGLDDTETVRVAGRTTDGVPLAGTVDVR comes from the coding sequence ATGGTAGACCACTCCGAGGTACGTACCGAGTCCCGAGCCATGCTCGAAACAGAGACCGCAGACACGACCACTGAATCGACGGACGCCGAGCGCGACGACGAACCGTCCATCGACTATCGCGGGGCGACAGTCAAATACGCACCGGGCGCGCCGGTCGCGGGCAACCCCGTGCTGTTCGAGACCGACCACGCGCCCGACCACCCCGAGACCGAGTTCGAGTGGCGTTTCGGCGACGGCGCGACCGCGACCGGCAAAAAAGCGAGCAACGTCTACGACGCGGGCGGCCGGACGGAAGTCACCCTGACCGTCACCGACGGCGAGGGCGCGACCGAGACCGCCACCGAAACCGTGACGGTCTATCACGAGGTCGAGACCACGCTCGGCGCGAGCGAGGACGACCTCGTCTCGGTCGTCCTCCGCAGTGACGAGGAGTTCGCGCCGACCGAATCTGTCTCCGTGACCTCGCTCCGGTTCGGCGCGCCGACCGCGGTCGCTATGGGGTCGGGCGCGAGTCCGGTTCGGACCGAGACCGACGGCGACGACCTTCGCGTGTGGGTACGACCCGACCGGGCCGGACTCGACGACACTGAGACGGTTCGCGTGGCCGGGCGCACGACCGACGGTGTTCCGCTCGCGGGAACCGTAGACGTACGATAG
- the msrB gene encoding peptide-methionine (R)-S-oxide reductase MsrB, which translates to MSESDDKERREDLPEDDAEWRERLSDEEYRVLREAGTERPFSGDHVDRKDDGTYACAGCGAELFDAKTKYDSGCGWPSFYDADDDRIETRRDTSKGMDRTEVLCANCEGHLGHVFEDGPEPTGKRFCINSVALDFDDEE; encoded by the coding sequence ATGAGCGAAAGCGACGACAAAGAGCGACGCGAGGACCTGCCCGAAGACGACGCCGAGTGGCGCGAACGCCTCAGCGACGAGGAGTACCGCGTCCTCCGAGAGGCTGGGACCGAACGGCCCTTCTCCGGCGACCACGTTGACCGGAAGGACGACGGCACCTACGCCTGCGCCGGTTGCGGCGCGGAACTGTTCGACGCCAAAACCAAGTACGATTCGGGATGCGGGTGGCCGAGTTTCTACGACGCGGACGACGACCGCATCGAGACTCGCCGCGACACCAGCAAGGGGATGGACCGCACCGAGGTGCTGTGTGCGAACTGCGAGGGCCACCTCGGCCACGTCTTCGAGGACGGCCCGGAACCGACGGGCAAGCGATTCTGCATCAACTCGGTCGCGCTCGATTTCGACGACGAGGAGTAG
- a CDS encoding pyridoxamine 5'-phosphate oxidase family protein — MEHVEYVYTFGMTPAEVGESLREGEVGVLALASDSDAYAVPVGYHYDGERLLVRLGERDDSTKMDFLESTGTATLVVYEKESETSSWSVLVRGKLVGLPPETDREINEQFGPFRLFDEGVEDVDAAVYELRMEEVTGRRTD, encoded by the coding sequence ATGGAACACGTCGAATACGTCTACACCTTCGGGATGACTCCCGCGGAGGTCGGAGAGTCACTCCGAGAGGGCGAAGTGGGGGTCCTCGCGCTCGCAAGCGACAGCGACGCCTACGCGGTTCCGGTCGGCTACCACTACGACGGCGAACGCCTCCTCGTCAGGTTGGGCGAGCGCGACGACAGCACGAAGATGGACTTCCTTGAATCCACCGGGACGGCGACGCTGGTCGTCTACGAGAAAGAGAGCGAAACCTCGTCGTGGAGCGTCCTCGTCCGCGGGAAACTCGTGGGACTTCCGCCCGAGACCGACCGAGAGATAAACGAGCAGTTCGGGCCGTTCCGCCTGTTCGACGAGGGCGTCGAGGACGTGGACGCCGCGGTGTACGAGTTACGGATGGAGGAGGTGACTGGGCGACGGACCGACTGA
- a CDS encoding metal-dependent hydrolase produces MFRIGHYGVSLALYAPLGGLLLAGGHSTAAVAGGAVVCWLAMLPDLDHRLPGISHRGPTHTLAFVALVGGAVWAAASAGSSAAGLGGLAVGPVGFPAFAGGIAGFAVLAHIVGDLLTPMGVALLWPVSGHRYTLSLTPADNTAWNYGLFALGVFATAAAAYLGVAAATDGAVPLVSL; encoded by the coding sequence GTGTTCAGAATCGGTCACTACGGCGTCTCGCTCGCGCTGTACGCTCCCCTCGGCGGACTGCTGCTCGCTGGCGGCCACTCGACCGCGGCCGTGGCGGGCGGCGCGGTCGTCTGCTGGCTGGCGATGCTCCCCGACTTGGACCACCGCCTGCCGGGTATCTCTCACCGCGGGCCGACCCACACGCTGGCGTTCGTCGCGCTCGTCGGTGGTGCGGTGTGGGCCGCCGCGAGCGCGGGGTCGTCTGCGGCCGGACTCGGCGGTCTCGCCGTCGGCCCGGTCGGGTTCCCGGCGTTCGCGGGTGGAATCGCTGGCTTCGCGGTCCTCGCACACATCGTTGGCGACCTGCTGACGCCGATGGGCGTCGCGCTGCTCTGGCCGGTCTCGGGCCATCGCTACACGCTGTCGCTGACGCCTGCCGACAACACGGCGTGGAACTACGGCCTGTTCGCGCTCGGGGTGTTCGCCACCGCCGCGGCGGCGTATCTCGGCGTCGCGGCGGCGACCGACGGGGCGGTCCCGCTGGTGAGTCTCTGA